Proteins co-encoded in one Flavobacterium sp. M31R6 genomic window:
- a CDS encoding murein L,D-transpeptidase catalytic domain-containing protein — MRKILLIFIPLFLSSFSINSDDNSTEEKLNTQVEEVRKIVNENPKFNKEIAFFIDMEIRSGKNRFFIYDLKNNTIIDEGLVAHGSGSETGIPGKLKFSNVANSLSTSLGKYSIGKYYNGQFGKAYKLYGLDETNSNAFRRSIVLHKFWAVPYEEQDKCICTSYGCPMVNETYFSRIEKIIDNSKTNIILSIYY; from the coding sequence ATGAGAAAAATACTTTTAATTTTTATTCCACTATTTCTTTCGAGCTTTAGTATAAATTCTGATGATAATTCAACTGAAGAAAAACTTAATACTCAAGTTGAAGAAGTAAGAAAAATCGTTAATGAAAATCCTAAATTTAATAAGGAAATTGCTTTTTTTATTGATATGGAAATACGATCAGGTAAAAATCGCTTTTTTATTTATGATTTGAAAAATAATACAATTATTGATGAAGGATTAGTTGCCCACGGTTCAGGCTCAGAAACTGGAATTCCAGGAAAACTAAAATTTAGCAATGTAGCTAATTCTCTTAGTACATCATTGGGGAAATATTCGATAGGAAAGTATTACAATGGCCAATTTGGCAAAGCATATAAATTATATGGATTAGATGAAACAAACAGTAATGCTTTTCGCAGAAGTATAGTTTTGCACAAATTTTGGGCAGTTCCTTATGAAGAACAAGATAAATGTATATGTACAAGTTATGGCTGTCCTATGGTTAATGAAACTTATTTTAGTAGAATAGAAAAAATAATAGACAATTCTAAAACAAACATTATTCTTAGCATTTACTACTAA
- a CDS encoding anti-sigma factor: MKNENEKLDQLFENLENQWDVHEMDSQHQNRFSEKLALKKRKKDFGFIYAIAASVVVMLGITLFYTNSNERPKELKFASKETKQTDSIFTVLIEHQLEQIKAKKSPENEKIVNDALQQMKSLDSDYEKIKHELDVNGESKPIIYAMISNLQTRISFLQNVLQHIEETEKLKKLNDEKTI, from the coding sequence ATGAAAAATGAAAATGAAAAATTAGATCAATTATTTGAAAATCTAGAAAATCAATGGGATGTTCATGAAATGGATAGCCAACATCAAAATCGGTTTTCAGAAAAATTGGCTCTTAAAAAACGAAAAAAGGATTTTGGATTTATTTATGCTATAGCTGCTTCCGTGGTTGTTATGCTTGGGATTACATTGTTTTATACCAATAGTAATGAAAGGCCTAAAGAACTTAAATTTGCGTCTAAAGAAACCAAACAAACAGATTCAATTTTTACCGTTTTGATTGAACATCAATTAGAACAAATTAAAGCTAAAAAATCACCTGAGAATGAAAAAATTGTAAATGATGCATTGCAACAAATGAAATCGCTAGATAGCGATTATGAAAAAATCAAGCATGAATTGGATGTTAATGGTGAAAGCAAACCTATTATTTATGCTATGATCAGCAATCTACAAACCCGAATTTCATTTTTGCAAAATGTTTTGCAACATATTGAAGAAACTGAAAAACTTAAAAAATTAAACGATGAAAAAACAATTTAA
- the porQ gene encoding type IX secretion system protein PorQ produces the protein MSQKLLLFYLFSISMVSYGQIGGKYTYEFLTLVTSPRQAALGGKTITIYDEDVNEALFNPATINEEMNNHLAVNYGNYYKEVTYGTASYAYTYDQHLQTFQAGINYINYGKFEGYDENGLPTSEFTGSEIALSLGYAYNIPYTDVHLGANAKLIESTLESYNSFGAAVDLGMVYIDEKNDVNWALTLMNIGTQFTTYDGTREKLPFEIIAGVSQELEHVPIRWHFTLENLQQWNLAFSNPVRSETSIDGSITEENISFFNNALRHMILGVELFPKKAFNLRLGYNFRRSAELQIQDQRNFSGLSLGFGLKLNKLKFNYSYSKYTLAGNTSLFGLTVNFNE, from the coding sequence ATGTCCCAAAAACTTTTGTTATTCTATTTATTTTCTATATCTATGGTATCATACGGTCAAATAGGAGGGAAGTATACTTATGAGTTTTTAACCTTGGTTACATCTCCAAGGCAAGCTGCTCTAGGAGGAAAAACAATTACAATTTATGATGAAGATGTTAATGAAGCCTTGTTTAATCCTGCAACAATAAATGAAGAAATGAACAATCATTTGGCAGTGAATTATGGTAATTACTATAAAGAAGTTACTTATGGTACGGCTTCATATGCGTATACCTACGACCAACATTTACAAACATTTCAGGCAGGTATAAATTATATCAATTACGGAAAATTTGAAGGTTATGACGAAAACGGTTTGCCTACATCAGAATTTACAGGAAGTGAAATTGCTCTTTCTCTGGGATATGCCTATAATATTCCTTATACTGATGTTCATTTGGGAGCCAATGCCAAACTGATTGAATCTACACTAGAAAGCTACAATTCCTTTGGGGCTGCCGTAGATTTAGGAATGGTTTATATTGACGAAAAAAATGATGTGAATTGGGCATTGACCTTAATGAATATTGGAACTCAATTTACTACTTACGACGGTACCAGAGAAAAATTACCCTTTGAAATAATCGCTGGAGTTTCGCAGGAATTAGAACATGTTCCCATACGCTGGCACTTCACACTCGAAAATTTACAACAATGGAATTTGGCTTTTTCAAATCCTGTTCGCTCAGAAACTTCAATTGATGGCAGCATCACAGAAGAAAACATATCTTTTTTCAACAATGCGTTGCGGCATATGATTTTGGGAGTTGAACTTTTTCCAAAAAAGGCTTTTAACCTTAGATTAGGATATAATTTCCGAAGATCCGCTGAATTGCAAATCCAAGACCAGCGAAATTTTTCTGGTCTTTCCTTGGGATTTGGATTAAAACTAAATAAATTAAAATTCAATTATTCTTATTCGAAATATACTCTGGCGGGAAATACAAGTTTGTTTGGACTGACAGTTAATTTTAATGAGTGA
- a CDS encoding RNA polymerase sigma factor: MNLTSQNIEELISLCKENNQKAQFEIYNRYCKAMYNVAYRIVKDEHFAEDVMQEGFLKAFTKINDFKQEVAFGAWLKRIIVNYSIDFYKKNNPFKTEDFEKTLYKLEEPENDWEEKLDFNDLKVKQVLDAIQSLKYNYSMVLTLFYIEGYDQEEISEILKISYANCRTTLSRAKESLRKKLNEI, from the coding sequence TTGAATCTGACCAGTCAAAATATCGAGGAATTAATTTCGCTTTGCAAAGAGAACAATCAGAAAGCACAATTCGAGATTTATAATCGCTATTGCAAGGCGATGTATAATGTGGCCTATCGAATTGTGAAAGACGAGCATTTTGCCGAAGACGTCATGCAAGAAGGCTTTTTGAAAGCATTTACCAAAATAAATGATTTCAAACAAGAAGTAGCCTTTGGAGCTTGGTTGAAACGGATAATAGTGAATTATAGTATTGATTTTTACAAAAAGAATAATCCATTTAAAACAGAAGATTTTGAAAAAACACTTTACAAACTAGAAGAACCAGAAAATGATTGGGAGGAAAAATTAGATTTTAACGATTTAAAAGTCAAACAGGTTTTGGACGCCATTCAGTCCTTGAAATACAATTACAGCATGGTTCTTACCTTATTCTATATTGAGGGTTACGATCAAGAAGAAATAAGTGAAATTCTTAAAATTAGTTATGCCAATTGTCGAACTACATTAAGCAGAGCTAAAGAAAGTTTAAGAAAAAAATTAAATGAGATATGA
- the lon gene encoding endopeptidase La, whose product MSNHKILTIDNLSLQEFDSEAELIPLLTPEDEEEMNNEELPDSLPILPLRNTVLFPGVVIPISAGRDKSIKLINDANAAGKVIGVVAQINEEDEDPTFNDIHKIGTVARILRVLKMPDGNVTVILQGKKRFEIAEMVSEEPYLTANIKAVPEKRPTKKDSEFNAIIDSVKELAVKIVNESPNIPSEATFAIKNIGSPSFLINFVSSNMNLSVKEKQDLLSINGLKERALETLRFMNVELQKLELKNDIQSKVRFDLDQQQREYFLHQQMKTIQEELGGVSQEEEMDEMSVKAKSKKWDEKTQKHFEKELSKMRRMNPQAPDFGIQRNYLELFLELPWGEYSKDNFDLKHAQKVLDKDHFGLEDVKKRMIEHLAVLKLRNDMKSPIICLTGPPGVGKTSIGRSVAEALGREYVRISLGGLRDEAEIRGHRKTYIGAMPGRIIQSLKKAGTSNPVFVLDEIDKLSSSHNGDPSSALLEVLDPEQNSSFYDNFLEMGYDLSKVMFIATSNNMAAIQPALVDRMEIIKMSGYTTEEKVEIAKKHLFPKQLTAHGLKAKDLSIGKKQLEKIVEGYTRESGVRGLENKIAQIVRNAAKSVAMEEEYNKKITDEDIVKVLGVPRLERDKYENNEVAGVVTGLAWTSVGGDILFIESLLSPGKGAMTITGNLGTVMKESATIALEYIKANAELMGLNPEILSKYNIHLHVPEGATPKDGPSAGIAMLTSLVSLLTQKRVKKNLAMTGEITLRGKVLPVGGIKEKILAAKRANIKEIILCHENKSDIDEIKAEYLEGLTFHYVKEMSEVLELAITKEKVKNAKELK is encoded by the coding sequence ATGTCAAATCATAAAATACTTACTATTGACAATCTGTCACTTCAAGAATTTGATTCTGAAGCCGAATTAATTCCATTATTGACTCCAGAAGATGAGGAAGAAATGAACAACGAAGAATTACCGGATTCTTTACCTATTTTACCTTTACGCAATACGGTTTTATTTCCTGGAGTAGTTATTCCGATTTCAGCTGGAAGAGATAAATCAATCAAATTGATTAATGATGCTAATGCAGCCGGAAAAGTAATAGGAGTTGTGGCTCAAATCAATGAAGAAGATGAAGACCCAACATTTAATGATATTCATAAAATTGGTACTGTAGCCCGAATTTTAAGGGTTTTAAAAATGCCTGACGGTAACGTTACAGTAATATTACAAGGGAAAAAACGTTTTGAAATAGCCGAAATGGTTTCAGAAGAACCTTATCTTACGGCCAATATTAAAGCGGTTCCTGAAAAAAGACCAACCAAAAAAGACTCTGAATTCAATGCAATAATTGATTCGGTAAAAGAATTGGCAGTTAAGATTGTCAACGAAAGCCCAAACATTCCTTCAGAAGCAACATTTGCCATCAAAAACATTGGAAGTCCTTCATTTTTGATCAATTTTGTTTCTTCCAATATGAATTTATCGGTAAAAGAAAAACAAGATTTATTATCGATAAATGGACTGAAAGAACGTGCCTTGGAAACACTTCGTTTCATGAATGTTGAGTTGCAAAAACTAGAATTAAAGAACGATATTCAATCCAAAGTTCGTTTTGACTTAGATCAACAGCAAAGAGAATATTTCTTGCATCAGCAAATGAAAACTATCCAAGAAGAATTGGGTGGTGTTTCACAGGAGGAAGAAATGGACGAAATGAGTGTGAAAGCCAAATCCAAAAAATGGGACGAAAAAACGCAAAAACATTTCGAAAAAGAATTGTCCAAAATGCGCAGAATGAATCCACAAGCTCCTGATTTTGGAATCCAAAGAAACTATCTTGAACTATTTTTGGAATTGCCATGGGGCGAATATTCTAAAGATAATTTTGACTTAAAACATGCCCAAAAAGTATTGGACAAAGATCATTTTGGATTGGAGGATGTCAAAAAAAGAATGATTGAGCATTTGGCCGTTCTTAAATTAAGAAATGACATGAAGTCTCCAATTATTTGTTTAACGGGACCTCCAGGTGTTGGTAAAACATCTATCGGTAGATCTGTTGCAGAAGCTTTGGGAAGAGAATATGTTCGTATCTCATTAGGTGGATTACGTGATGAAGCTGAGATTCGTGGTCACAGAAAAACCTATATTGGAGCTATGCCAGGACGAATCATCCAGAGTTTAAAGAAAGCTGGAACATCAAATCCTGTGTTTGTTTTGGATGAAATAGACAAACTCTCTTCTAGTCATAACGGAGATCCTTCTTCTGCATTATTGGAAGTTTTAGATCCAGAACAGAATAGTTCGTTTTATGATAATTTCCTTGAAATGGGTTATGATTTATCCAAAGTGATGTTCATAGCCACTTCCAATAATATGGCCGCTATTCAGCCCGCTTTGGTAGACAGAATGGAAATCATAAAAATGTCAGGTTATACTACTGAAGAGAAAGTTGAAATTGCAAAAAAACATTTGTTCCCAAAACAATTGACTGCTCACGGTTTGAAGGCCAAAGATTTGAGTATTGGCAAAAAGCAATTGGAAAAAATTGTTGAAGGTTACACTCGTGAATCTGGTGTCCGCGGATTGGAAAATAAAATTGCGCAAATCGTTCGTAATGCAGCCAAATCGGTTGCGATGGAGGAGGAGTACAACAAAAAAATAACCGATGAAGATATTGTAAAAGTATTAGGCGTTCCAAGATTAGAAAGAGACAAATATGAAAACAATGAAGTTGCCGGTGTCGTTACAGGTTTAGCTTGGACAAGTGTTGGTGGCGACATTCTTTTTATAGAATCATTACTTTCTCCAGGAAAAGGAGCAATGACGATTACTGGTAATTTAGGTACTGTAATGAAAGAATCGGCTACTATTGCTTTAGAATACATTAAAGCCAATGCCGAATTAATGGGATTGAATCCAGAAATACTTTCTAAGTACAACATTCATTTACACGTTCCGGAAGGAGCCACTCCAAAAGATGGTCCAAGTGCAGGTATTGCCATGCTGACATCGTTAGTTTCGTTACTTACTCAAAAACGAGTGAAGAAAAACTTGGCTATGACAGGAGAAATCACTTTGCGAGGAAAAGTATTGCCTGTTGGTGGTATAAAAGAAAAAATATTGGCAGCCAAAAGAGCTAATATTAAGGAAATCATCTTATGTCACGAAAACAAAAGTGATATCGATGAAATTAAAGCTGAATATTTAGAAGGTCTTACCTTTCATTATGTGAAAGAAATGAGTGAAGTTTTGGAATTGGCCATAACTAAAGAGAAAGTCAAAAATGCAAAAGAATTAAAATAA